In one Brassica oleracea var. oleracea cultivar TO1000 chromosome C9, BOL, whole genome shotgun sequence genomic region, the following are encoded:
- the LOC106318735 gene encoding transportin-1 has translation MAATTVWQPLNDGLTEICTLLEQQISPSSAVDKSQIWKQLQHFSQIPDFNNYLVFILVRAEGKSIEIRQAAGLLLKNNLKGAYPSMSQENQKYIKSELLPCLGAVDRNIRTTVGTIISVIVNIEEGSGWPELLPALVTCLDSNDLNHMDGAMDALSKICEDIPHVLDSEVPGLAERPINVFLPRLYQFFQSPHASLRKLALGCVNQYVIIMPAALYNSLDKYLQGLFLLANDPVAEVRKLVCAAFVHLTEVLPSSIEPHLRNVMEYMLQVNKDPDEEVALEACEFWSAYCDAQLPSENLKELLPRLIPVLLSNMAYADDDESLLDAEEDESQPDRNQDLKPRFHTSRLHGSEDFDDDDDDSFNVWNLRKCSAAAIDVLSNVFGDEILPALMPLIQAKLSTSGDEAWKEREAAVLTLGAIAEGCFNGLYPHLSEIVAFLLPLLDDKFPLIRSISCWTLSRFGKYLIQEGGNPKGYEQFEKVLMGLLRRLLDSNKRVQEAACSAFATVEEDAAEELVPHLGVILQHLMCAFGKYQRRNLRIVYDAIGTLADSVREELNKPAYLEILMPPLVAKWQQLSNSDKDLFPLLECFTSISQALGVGFAPFAQPVFQRCMDIIQLQHMAKVDPASAGAQYDREFIVCSLDLLSGLAEGLGSGIESLVSQTNLRDLLLNCCMDEAPDVRQSAFALMGDLARVFPAYLQPRLIEFLQVASQQLSTNLIGENLSVANNACWAIGELAVKVRQEVSPIVTNVVSALALILQHAEAVNKSLVENSAITLGRLAWIRPDLVAPHMEHFMKPWCLALAMVRDDLEKEDAFRGLCAVVKVNPSGGVSSLVFICKAIASWHEIRSEDVNSEVSQVLNGYKQMLGNSWAECWSALDPPVKERLARYQV, from the exons ATGGCGGCGACGACGGTCTGGCAGCCCCTAAACGATGGCCTCACCGAGATCTGCACTCTTCTCGAACAGCAGATTTCTCCTTCCTCCGCCGTTGACAAGTCCCAGATTTGGAAGCAGCTTCAGCACTTCTCTCAAATCCCCGATTTCAACAACTATCTCGTCTTCATCCTCGTCCGCGCCGAG GGCAAGTCCATTGAGATTCGTCAAGCTGCTGGATTGCTTCTGAAAAACAATCTGAAGGGTGCGTATCCATCCATGTCTCAAGAAAACCAGAAGTACATCAAGTCTGAGTTGCTGCCTTGTCTTGGAGCAGTGGACAGAAACATACGGACAACTGTTGGAACCATCATCAGTGTTATTGTTAACATAGAGGAAGGTTCTGGGTGGCCTGAGCTTTTGCCAGCTCTTGTTACTTGTTTAGACAGTAATGATCTGAATCACATGGATGGTGCGATGGATGCATTGTCAAAG ATTTGTGAGGATATCCCACATGTATTGGATTCAGAAGTGCCTGGTTTAGCAGAGCGCCCTATCAACGTTTTCCTGCCTAGGCTATATCAG TTTTTCCAGTCTCCCCATGCTTCACTGAGGAAGCTTGCCCTGGGTTGTGTGAACCAATATGTCATAATAATGCCTGCT GCTTTGTACAATTCTCTGGATAAGTACCTTCAGGGGTTGTTTCTCCTTGCCAATGATCCTGTAGCAGAAGTCAGAAAATTA GTCTGCGCAGCATTTGTGCATCTCACAGAAGTCCTTCCCTCGTCTATTGAG CCACACCTAAGGAATGTAATGGAATACATGCTACAAGTCAACAAAGACCCTGATGAAGAAGTGGCTCTCGAAGCATGTGAATTTTG GTCTGCATACTGTGATGCTCAGCTGCCGTCAGAGAATTTGAAAGAGTTACTGCCACGCCTAATTCCA GTGTTGCTGTCGAACATGGCTTATGCAGATGACGACGAGTCGCTTTTGGATGCTGAG GAAGATGAATCTCAACCAGATAGAAATCAG GATTTGAAACCTCGTTTTCATACATCGAGACTTCATGGATCAGAGGATTTTGATGACGAT GATGATGACTCGTTTAACGTGTGGAATTTAAGAAAGTGCAGTGCAGCAGCTATTGACGTTCTCTCTAATGTATTTGGAGATGAGATCCTTCCGGCACTCATGCCCCTTATTCAG GCAAAATTATCAACTTCTGGGGACGAGGCCTGGAAAGAAAGGGAAGCTGCTGTTTTGACCCTTGGGGCTATTGCTGAAGGCTGCTTTAATGGTCTTTACCCTCACTTGTCTGAG ATCGTAGCATTTCTTCTTCCTCTTTTAGATGATAAGTTCCCTCTCATACGAAGCATATCTTGCTGGACGCTTTCTCGATTTGGCAAGTATCTTATCCAG GAAGGTGGCAATCCGAAGGGTTATGAACAGTTTGAAAAAGTTCTTATGGGTCTTCTCCGCAGACTCTTGGATTCGAACAAGCGGGTCCAGGAGGCTGCCTGTTCAGCTTTTGCAACTGTTGAAGAG GATGCTGCTGAAGAGTTAGTGCCACACCTGGGAGTAATACTGCAGCATCTAATGTGCGCTTTTGGGAAGTATCAG AGGCGGAACTTAAGAATTGTGTATGATGCTATTGGAACACTGGCAGATTCGGTTAGAGAAGAGTTGAACAAG CCTGCTTATCTTGAAATTCTGATGCCTCCACTGGTCGCAAAGTGGCAACAACTTTCAAATTCGGATAAAGATCTATTTCCGTTGCTGGAATGCTTCACATCTATTTCTCAG GCTTTAGGTGTAGGGTTCGCTCCATTTGCTCAGCCTGTTTTCCAAAGATGCATGGATATCATCCAACTACAACACATGGCTAAG GTTGATCCTGCCTCTGCTGGGGCTCAGTACGACAGAGAATTCATTGTTTGTTCTCTTGATTTACTTTCTGGACTTGCTGAAGGGCTTGGCAGTGGGATAGAGTCTCTG GTTTCACAAACTAATCTAAGGGATTTGCTTCTCAACTGTTGCATGGATGAGGCTCCTGATGTCAGACAAAGTGCGTTTGCTCTCATGGGTGATCTTGCAAGA GTATTCCCGGCCTACCTACAACCCCGTCTGATTGAGTTCCTTCAGGTTGCAAGCCAGCAACTG AGTACAAACCTCATTGGAGAAAACCTTTCTGTGGCAAATAATGCTTGTTGGGCCATTGGAGAATTAGCTGTCAAG GTTCGTCAAGAAGTTTCACCAATTGTGACCAACGTTGTCTCTGCCCTAGCCCTGATTCTTCAGCATGCAGAG GCTGTTAATAAATCACTAGTTGAGAACAGTGCAATTACCCTCGGTAGACTAGCATGGATTCGTCCAGACCTCGTTGCACCTCACATGGAGCACTTCATGAAACCATGGTGCTTGGCATTGGCAAT GGTACGTGATGACCTTGAGAAAGAAGATGCATTTAGAGGATTATGTGCAGTG GTAAAAGTGAATCCATCAGGAGGTGTCAGCTCACTTGTTTTCATATGCAAAGCCATTGCAAGCTGGCAT GAAATTAGAAGTGAGGACGTCAATAGCGAAGTCTCCCAAGTGCTGAACGGCTATAAACAA ATGCTTGGAAACTCATGGGCGGAATGTTGGTCTGCTTTGGATCCTCCTGTAAAAGAAAGGCTTGCGAGATATCAAGTGTAG
- the LOC106314239 gene encoding glutathione S-transferase T3-like gives MGSRIPYSQSSGYLGLLNSEHESVLNGNFLYESFHSGASEIPPFSSQQSEAPTPPEDTPAERGKRQKWTPADDEVLISAWLNTSKNAIVGNEQKLQNFWKRVGEYFAASPHGTDGGAKREHKHLKQRWHKINDLTNKFCGAYAAAERQNCSGQNENDVLNVAHDIFYSDHKIKFNLEHAWCVLRYDQKWLNLNPPKASGSSKRKDCVEGSQASVNVGDNETRPEGIKAAKARRNTTQGKTVDEYKSIWEMKKEDLTMKEKLSKLAILDALLAKKNQLSDPLSEAEEM, from the coding sequence ATGGGTTCAAGGATTCCATATAGCCAGTCTTCTGGCTATTTAGGCCTTCTTAACAGTGAACACGAAAGTGTTCTCAATGGAAACTTTCTTTATGAGAGTTTTCATTCTGGAGCATCAGAAATCCCTCCGTTCAGTTCCCAACAGTCTGAGGCTCCAACTCCACCTGAAGACACACCCGCGGAGCGTGGGAAGAGACAGAAATGGACACCAGCTGATGATGAGGTGCTAATCAGTGCCTGGCTTAACACATCCAAGAATGCTATTGTCGGCAATGAACAAAAGTTACAGAACTTCTGGAAAAGAGTTGGTGAATACTTCGCTGCAAGTCCTCATGGTACAGACGGTGGTGCAAAGAGGGAACATAAACATTTGAAGCAGCGGTGGCACAAAATAAATGATCTAACCAACAAGTTCTGTGGCGCATATGCAGCCGCAGAGAGACAAAATTGCAGTGGTCAAAACGAGAATGATGTTCTCAATGTGGCTCACGACATCTTCTACTCTGATCATAAGATCAAGTTTAACCTTGAGCATGCATGGTGTGTGTTGAGGTATGACCAGAAATGGCTTAACCTTAACCCTCCTAAGGCTAGTGGGAGTTCAAAGAGAAAAGATTGTGTCGAAGGTTCCCAAGCATCTGTCAATGTTGGTGATAATGAGACCCGCCCTGAAGGTATCAAGGCTGCAAAAGCAAGAAGGAATACAACTCAAGGGAAGACTGTTGATGAGTATAAGAGCATTTGGGAAATGAAGAAGGAGGATTTAACGATGAAGGAAAAGCTGTCTAAGCTAGCCATACTAGACGCTCTCCTTGCAAAAAAAAATCAACTCAGCGATCCACTCAGTGAGGCTGAAGAAATGTGA